From a region of the Tachyglossus aculeatus isolate mTacAcu1 unplaced genomic scaffold, mTacAcu1.pri scaffold_1_arrow_ctg1, whole genome shotgun sequence genome:
- the LOC119923554 gene encoding LOW QUALITY PROTEIN: olfactory receptor 1361-like (The sequence of the model RefSeq protein was modified relative to this genomic sequence to represent the inferred CDS: inserted 1 base in 1 codon) → MGSANQTGDSAFVLLGLSSDPGQQRLLFLLFLTLYLVTVGGNLLIVLAISADSHLHSPMYFFLTNLSLVDICFSSTTVPKMLANMQTGNPAISYAGCLSQVYFLSLFGGLDEFLLAVMAFDRFTAICRPLGYATAMSPWRCVLLVATCWIIAQLSSLLHTILLAQLTFCADHXVPHFFCDLTLLFALSCSDTTINELMLMSMGGMVILIPLTCILGSYAHIIFAILRMPSAGSKRKAFSTCGSHLAVVLLFYGTVIGVYLCPSHPGSTDEISQPAVVYAVVTPLLNPFIYSLRNRDLHRALNKLFGQGMPFILLERFQAPK, encoded by the exons ATGGGTTCCGCAAACCAGACGGGTGACTCGGCATTTGTCCTGCTGGGTCTGTCCAGCGACCCCGGGCAGCAGcggctcctcttcctgctcttcctgaCTCTATACCTGGTCACCGTGGGGGGAAACCTGCTCATCGTCTTGGCCATCAGCGCCGACTCACACCTCcactcccccatgtactttttcctcaccaACCTGTCCCTGGTTGATatctgcttctcctccaccaccgtccccaagatgctggccaaCATGCAGACTGGCAACCCAGCCATCTCCTATGCCGGCTGTCTGAGCCAAGTGTATTTTCTATCTCTATTTGGAGGTCTGGATGAATTCCTCTTGGCCGTGATGGCTTTTGACCGCTTCACGGCCATCTGTCGGCCCTTGGGCTATGCCACAGCCATGAGTCCCTGGCGCTGTGTCCTGCTGGTGGCCACCTGCTGGATCATTGCTCAACTCAGTTCCCTGCTACACACAATCCTGCTAGCTCAGCTAACCTTCTGTGCTGACC ACGTCCCACATTTCTTCTGTGACCTGACCCTGCTTTTTGCTCTGTCCTGTTCCGACACCACCATCAATGAGCTGATGCTAATGTCCATGGGCGGGATGGTGATTTTAATTCCGCTAACATGCATTTTGGGCTCTTATGCCCACATAATCTTTGCTATCCTGAGAATGCCCTCAGCGGGAAGCAagcgcaaagccttctccacctgtggttCTCACCTGGCTGTGGTCTTGCTCTTCTATGGTACGGTCATTGGTGTGTACCTTTGCCCCTCGCACCCTGGCTCCACAGATGAGATCAGCCAACCTGCAGTGGTGTATGCAGTAGTGACACCCCTCctcaatcccttcatctacagcctgcgcAACCGTGACCTGCACCGGGCCCTCAACAAGCTCTTCGGCCAGGGAATGCCCTTTATCCTGTTAGAGAGATTCCAGGCCCCTAAAtag